The following proteins are co-located in the Rickettsiales bacterium genome:
- a CDS encoding ATP-binding cassette domain-containing protein translates to MLTINDLAFLYGAKLLFADVNLNLNKGQRIGLVGGNGAGKSTFLKLLAGEEEPSLGIINIAKRARVGWLKQDQFRYENVSIVNTVIAGNKVLWEAICEKEELLSKEVCDDKTGYRLGELEEIIFDNDGYNAEYIASELLSGLGIKEEYHHQPLSVLSGGYKLRVLLAQSLFDNPDILLLDEPTNHLDIISIYWLENYLRNTFKGLLIFISHDVTFVNNLATHILDIDYGEITQYTGNYCSFVEQKAAVMEQKQKELVFLEKKIATMKVFVEKFRASASRSKQALSREKQIDKIELPDVKKSSRISPNFYFRPKRPSGKLALNVKGISKTYKDRQILNNVNFSVSRGDKVIIIGPNGIGKSTLLKILLDKVTAESGDKEWGHEAHKSYFAQDHHELLNESISAYEWMCQQLPTETTSKLRNVLGHVLFKQDDAHKDVLQLSGGEGARLLLAKIMVEEGNCLILDEPTNHLDIEAKDGLKKALVEFPGTLIMVTHDRDFASGIATRIIAITEKNIIDYKGTYDEYLAKYGQDYFKY, encoded by the coding sequence ATGCTCACAATAAATGACTTGGCCTTTCTCTACGGAGCAAAACTTCTCTTCGCAGATGTGAACCTAAATCTTAATAAAGGACAAAGAATTGGTCTTGTTGGAGGAAATGGCGCAGGCAAATCAACCTTCCTAAAATTATTAGCCGGAGAAGAAGAACCTTCTTTAGGAATAATAAATATAGCCAAAAGAGCTAGAGTTGGATGGTTAAAGCAAGATCAATTCCGATATGAAAATGTTTCTATTGTCAACACAGTAATTGCCGGGAATAAAGTTCTCTGGGAAGCAATATGCGAAAAAGAAGAATTACTTAGCAAAGAAGTTTGCGACGATAAAACAGGATATCGTCTAGGCGAGTTAGAAGAAATTATCTTTGATAATGATGGATATAATGCTGAATATATTGCTAGTGAATTACTAAGTGGATTAGGAATAAAAGAAGAATATCACCATCAACCATTATCAGTTCTGTCAGGTGGATATAAATTACGAGTTCTTCTTGCTCAAAGTTTATTTGATAATCCTGATATATTGCTTCTTGATGAACCAACCAACCACCTAGATATCATCTCGATCTATTGGTTAGAAAATTATTTACGCAACACGTTCAAAGGATTATTGATATTCATCTCACATGATGTAACCTTTGTTAATAATTTGGCCACTCATATTCTGGATATAGATTATGGAGAAATAACTCAATATACTGGAAACTATTGTAGCTTTGTTGAACAAAAAGCAGCTGTAATGGAACAAAAGCAAAAAGAATTAGTTTTCTTAGAGAAGAAAATAGCAACCATGAAGGTTTTTGTTGAAAAATTTAGAGCTTCAGCTTCCAGGTCTAAACAAGCTTTATCTAGAGAAAAACAAATTGATAAAATTGAATTACCCGACGTGAAAAAAAGCTCTAGAATATCTCCTAATTTTTATTTTAGACCTAAGAGACCTTCTGGCAAATTGGCCCTCAATGTAAAAGGCATCTCTAAAACCTATAAAGACCGTCAAATTCTAAATAATGTGAATTTCTCAGTGAGCCGTGGTGACAAAGTGATTATCATTGGACCTAATGGAATTGGCAAATCAACTTTACTTAAAATTTTATTGGACAAAGTTACCGCAGAAAGTGGAGACAAAGAATGGGGGCATGAAGCTCATAAATCATATTTTGCTCAAGATCATCACGAATTACTAAATGAATCTATTTCAGCATATGAATGGATGTGCCAGCAACTACCTACTGAAACTACGAGCAAATTACGTAATGTTTTGGGGCATGTGCTATTCAAACAAGATGATGCTCACAAAGATGTGCTTCAACTATCTGGAGGCGAAGGAGCAAGATTATTACTAGCAAAGATAATGGTTGAAGAAGGTAATTGTCTAATATTAGACGAACCAACCAATCACTTAGATATTGAAGCAAAGGATGGCTTAAAAAAAGCCTTAGTAGAATTCCCTGGAACTTTAATTATGGTAACTCATGATCGAGACTTTGCATCTGGCATAGCAACTAGAATTATTGCAATAACCGAAAAAAATATTATTGACTATAAAGGAACTTATGATGAATACTTGGCAAAATACGGCCAAGATTATTTTAAATATTAA
- a CDS encoding peroxiredoxin, producing the protein MSVLVGKAAPNFVATAVMPNNEINNNFDLTKYLDGAIGVVFFYPLDFTFVCPTEIIAFNHRLGEFSSRGVKVIAVSVDSHFSHYAWKNTPVSQGGIGNIQMPMVSDLDKSIARDYDVLMDEKVALRGAFLIDGNGVVRHQVVNDLPLGRNVDEMLRMIDALIHHDEHGEVCPAGWRKGDEGMNPNAEGVADYLTSNADKL; encoded by the coding sequence ATGTCTGTTCTAGTAGGAAAAGCGGCGCCTAATTTTGTGGCTACTGCAGTGATGCCTAATAATGAAATTAACAATAATTTTGATTTAACTAAATATTTAGATGGTGCTATAGGGGTTGTATTTTTTTACCCGTTAGATTTTACATTTGTTTGCCCAACAGAAATTATAGCTTTTAATCATCGTTTAGGTGAATTCTCTTCAAGAGGTGTTAAAGTTATAGCCGTGAGTGTTGATTCACATTTTTCACATTATGCATGGAAAAATACACCTGTAAGTCAAGGTGGAATAGGAAACATTCAAATGCCCATGGTTTCGGATTTAGATAAATCTATTGCTAGAGATTATGATGTGTTGATGGATGAGAAGGTGGCTTTAAGAGGGGCTTTTTTAATTGATGGTAATGGCGTAGTAAGACATCAGGTGGTTAATGATCTTCCTCTTGGTCGCAATGTTGATGAAATGCTGCGTATGATTGATGCGCTCATCCACCATGATGAACATGGTGAAGTTTGCCCAGCAGGTTGGAGAAAAGGTGATGAAGGAATGAATCCTAATGCTGAAGGTGTTGCTGATTATTTAACTTCAAATGCTGATAAGTTATAA
- the trxB gene encoding thioredoxin-disulfide reductase has translation MSESNHRKIIIIGSGPAGYTAAIYAARASLEPMLITGTQPGGQLSITTDVENYPGFADTIQGPWLMDQMADQAANVGTAIVNDYVTNIDLKTKPFSITTESDVVYTADSIVLATGAQAKWMGLPSEAKFQGFGVSGCATCDGFFFRNKKVIVIGGGNTAVEEALHLTHHASEVILVHRRDELRAEKILQDRLLKHPKIKVLWNTVLEEVLGDEQPKNVTGVKLKDTLTNEVYQMDIDGVFIAIGHSPNTALVAGQLELDNEGYIITKPDSTQTSIPGVFACGDVQDKIYRQAVTAAGTGCMSALEAGKFLDNSLSDK, from the coding sequence ATGAGTGAATCTAATCATCGTAAAATAATAATTATTGGTTCTGGACCTGCAGGATATACTGCTGCAATTTACGCAGCAAGAGCTAGTTTAGAGCCAATGTTAATTACAGGAACTCAGCCTGGTGGTCAATTATCTATTACTACTGATGTAGAAAATTATCCAGGATTTGCGGATACAATTCAAGGGCCATGGCTTATGGATCAAATGGCAGATCAGGCAGCTAATGTTGGCACTGCAATAGTTAATGATTATGTAACTAATATTGATTTGAAAACAAAGCCTTTTTCTATAACTACTGAGTCTGATGTGGTTTACACTGCGGATAGTATAGTCTTAGCCACTGGAGCTCAAGCTAAATGGATGGGGCTTCCAAGCGAAGCTAAGTTTCAAGGTTTTGGAGTTTCTGGATGTGCTACTTGTGATGGATTTTTCTTCCGTAATAAGAAAGTGATTGTAATTGGTGGAGGCAATACGGCTGTTGAAGAAGCTTTGCATCTTACTCATCATGCTAGTGAAGTTATTTTAGTTCATCGTAGAGATGAGTTAAGAGCTGAAAAAATTCTTCAAGATAGATTGCTAAAACATCCAAAAATAAAAGTTCTTTGGAATACTGTTTTAGAGGAAGTATTGGGTGATGAGCAGCCTAAGAATGTTACAGGAGTGAAGCTTAAAGATACTCTAACTAATGAAGTTTATCAGATGGATATAGATGGGGTATTTATTGCTATTGGTCACAGTCCTAATACTGCTTTAGTTGCTGGTCAGCTTGAACTAGATAATGAAGGATATATTATCACTAAGCCAGACAGCACTCAAACTAGTATACCAGGTGTATTTGCTTGTGGTGATGTGCAGGATAAAATTTATCGTCAGGCAGTTACTGCAGCTGGAACGGGTTGTATGTCTGCTTTAGAAGCTGGGAAGTTTTTAGATAATTCTTTAAGTGATAAATAA
- the ppa gene encoding inorganic diphosphatase, whose product MDINKIGAGKNIPEEVNVIIEVPMGSDPVKYEFDKEAGAIMVDRFVQTAMFYPCNYGFVPCTLSKDGDPVDVLVIANNPIIPGAVIKARPIGVLMMEDESGMDEKVLAVPTTKLDPYFANIKSYKDLPEVLVNRIKHFFENYKALEKGKWVKVAGWEDEVAAKKVILEGLDLAK is encoded by the coding sequence ATGGATATAAATAAAATTGGTGCAGGAAAGAATATTCCTGAAGAAGTGAATGTGATTATTGAAGTTCCTATGGGAAGTGATCCTGTAAAATATGAATTTGATAAAGAAGCTGGGGCGATTATGGTTGATCGCTTTGTTCAAACAGCAATGTTTTATCCATGTAATTATGGTTTTGTTCCATGTACTTTGTCAAAAGATGGAGACCCTGTAGATGTATTAGTTATTGCTAATAATCCAATTATTCCTGGTGCCGTTATAAAAGCAAGACCAATTGGGGTGTTGATGATGGAAGATGAATCAGGAATGGATGAAAAAGTTCTTGCAGTGCCAACCACTAAACTTGATCCATATTTTGCTAATATCAAATCATATAAAGATTTACCAGAAGTTCTTGTAAATAGAATCAAACATTTCTTTGAAAATTATAAGGCCTTAGAAAAAGGTAAATGGGTTAAAGTTGCAGGCTGGGAAGATGAAGTGGCTGCAAAAAAAGTTATATTAGAAGGATTAGATTTAGCTAAATAA
- the xseA gene encoding exodeoxyribonuclease VII large subunit, which yields MKGFSEPVKTIAVMLPPEYTVSQISYRLKSVVENEFSYVKIRGEVSGFKLAPSGHAYFSLKDDNATLASVCWKGVFANLAVKPKEGMELICIGKITTYPGQSKYQLVVEKVEHAGIGALMEMLEKRKAQFAKEGLFDADKKKKVPYLPKRIGIITSPTGAVIQDIIHRIKDRFPSHVLLWPVLVQGEKSSNQVSEAIAGFNNMEDKPDVIIVARGGGSVEDLWSFNEENVVRAAYNSKIPLISAIGHETDFTLLDFVADLRAPTPTAAAEMAIPVLSNISINIRSIINRAEYALTKYFEFRKNKLQMLKKSLPNYESILNHFVQRLDDLSLRFVNSRTRYCELRANKLNTLSLRLKHPKDIMKMAEQRLLQASNRLHRAGDICYNNSLQKLKLTGSLLDSYSYKKTLERGFSIIVSKDNNAITSVDQAKSGDKLIAEFHDGKLGVTVD from the coding sequence ATGAAAGGATTTTCTGAACCAGTCAAAACTATTGCTGTGATGTTGCCACCTGAATATACGGTGAGCCAGATTTCTTATCGTTTGAAATCTGTGGTGGAAAATGAATTTTCTTATGTGAAAATTCGTGGTGAGGTTTCAGGGTTTAAGCTTGCTCCTTCAGGTCATGCTTATTTTTCTTTAAAAGATGATAATGCAACTTTAGCTTCTGTTTGTTGGAAGGGAGTTTTTGCTAATTTAGCAGTTAAGCCCAAAGAAGGAATGGAGCTTATCTGCATAGGGAAGATTACAACTTATCCAGGGCAGTCTAAATATCAGTTAGTGGTAGAAAAAGTTGAGCATGCGGGCATAGGAGCATTGATGGAGATGCTTGAAAAGCGTAAGGCTCAGTTTGCCAAAGAAGGATTATTTGATGCTGATAAAAAGAAGAAAGTTCCTTATCTCCCAAAAAGAATTGGAATTATCACCTCTCCCACTGGCGCTGTTATTCAAGATATAATTCATAGAATTAAAGACCGGTTTCCAAGCCATGTTTTATTATGGCCGGTTTTAGTGCAAGGGGAAAAGTCATCTAATCAAGTTAGTGAGGCTATTGCTGGCTTTAATAACATGGAAGATAAACCAGATGTTATTATAGTTGCCAGAGGTGGTGGCTCAGTTGAAGACTTATGGTCATTTAATGAGGAAAATGTGGTGAGAGCTGCGTATAATTCAAAGATTCCTCTTATTTCTGCTATTGGTCATGAAACAGACTTCACTCTTTTGGATTTTGTGGCTGATTTAAGAGCGCCAACTCCTACAGCTGCGGCTGAAATGGCAATACCTGTATTGAGCAATATTTCTATAAATATTCGTAGTATTATTAATAGGGCAGAATATGCTTTAACAAAATATTTTGAATTTAGAAAAAATAAACTGCAGATGTTAAAAAAGTCTCTGCCTAATTACGAAAGTATTTTGAATCATTTCGTTCAAAGATTGGATGATTTGTCTCTTAGATTTGTAAATTCAAGAACTAGATATTGTGAATTAAGGGCTAATAAACTTAATACTCTTAGTCTCCGTTTGAAACACCCTAAAGATATAATGAAAATGGCGGAGCAGAGATTATTGCAAGCCTCCAATAGATTACATAGAGCTGGAGATATCTGTTATAATAATTCTTTGCAGAAATTAAAGCTCACTGGATCCTTATTAGATAGTTATAGCTATAAGAAAACTTTAGAACGTGGCTTTTCTATTATAGTAAGCAAAGATAATAATGCTATCACTTCAGTTGATCAAGCTAAGTCTGGTGATAAGTTAATAGCTGAATTTCATGATGGTAAGTTGGGTGTTACTGTGGATTAA